CGAGTACAATATAAGGGCACTTCACCCAGCTAATTTGATGGTGGCATTTGTTGCTCATTTTTGTTGCTATTGTTTGGTGGAATTGGAGCACCTGTTACCAGCTTTTCCTCTATTCCTCTTTTTCCCCCCCATGAACTTGTTAACTGAATGGAAAGTTTTAGGGTTCGTTTATTGGAGTGGAGGATACTTCTAAAAGAACGCTAAGTTTGCTAATAGTTTCAAGCAGTAACACGCACAGTTGACTTATGTTGTCATGGGTAAATGTCATGGGCAAAACTTCTATTCATGTTGTCTCTTCAAATTTAGTGAAGTTGGGTCTCCCAGGAAGCAAACTTCAGCCAAAATCAGCACTCCCTCCATTAGTTGAACTGACAGAACCATGAGCTTTCTACGAGGAACTTACTTCAGCCAAAATTATCAGAAGTGCAGAAAATGATGGGGTTGCTTAGCTTTTCATGCTAGGGAGGTGTTATTGTTCCTGATTCCAACTTGAAATGGGATTTGTTCCTTATTCCTTGGGACAGCATTTTGCAAATTCTCATTGTTAGCTGTTGACAGTATTGAGTTTGGTTTCTTTTTGCACATTAACTTAATATCCTTGCAGTTTTGCATCTAATGCTGCATGCGCCCATTGAAGCACATGCTAGTGTGGTGTTTAAACTTTAAACCAATTCTATTCACTGCAGTTCAAGGTGATTATGTTCATGAACTTCATGTTCGATAATGCctattttgttcttaatttttgtgGTCCAGGAAATCGTGCCTCTGAGAAAGGTTTGCCGGAGACCTGAAACAGATTACAGGCTGCAGCAACTTCATGCTGTGAACGATTCTGGGTCCGTGAACCAGCAAAAGAAGACATCTGGTCCTCATACAGCCAACTCTTTGCGAGTGTATCCGCCTACTGAAACAACGCAGAAACAGCCAAAAGTAGAGGTGGTTGCCCCTGCTCCTCAGGCTAATGCAACTGTATCTGCAGAAACAAAAGTTCTACCACCCAAAAGTTCTGAGATTAGCACTGCGGGTAATGTGGGAACTCCAATAGCCCCACCACCGAATGTTGCTTTGACAAGTGGTGCAGCCACAAGCACCATCACCAGCGACTCTGGTCAAAATACGCCACAAGGATAGGAGTCCGTAGTTTGAGATTGCTTGTGTCCTGATGATCTCAGAATTCCGTAGTTTGAGATTGCTTGTGTCTTTCGGATTGTTTTGTAGGGCTTTCGGCCTTGGGCCTTCCACGTTAATGCTTGGATAGAACCAAAAAGCAAATCttgttaaatatttttcatcaatgtaaatgatttctttttttttttttatcggcaaaagatgaattttattaataaaaggGGAAAGGAAAAGGGGATCCAACAAATAGTTGGATAATACACCATAAGGGCATAGCCCATAACATCCAAAGGTCCACCAGGGTCCACAACAGAAGAAATAATAAAGAACAACCAATACccaaattaaacaaagaaaacccaaacccaaatccagcCCAAGCCTGAATCGGCCTACCCAAACCatcccacaaaaccctaattatacCGGCAGCCACTATCTTTGCCACTATGTTTGGATCATGGGCTAGGGGAGAGATTTGCGTGGTAAAAGGAAGCACTAAAACTATGATCGTATGTTTGGATCATGGGCTAGGGGAGAGATTTGCGTGGTAAAAGGAAGCACTAAAACTATGATCGTGTATACCGAATTGTGTAAGACCCACCTCGGAATTCCACACAAGTGTTATGTGATAACTATGGACTAGTTTAATGTCAGTGCTAATTTACAAGGGAAAAGAATGTGACCGCTGCTCATGTGCTTAGTTTTAGAATTGGTAAACGGAACAAgctatttgagtttgagttcgtatttatttttttgaaagctcGTTCAAGATTGGTTTAGAAGATTGATAAGCGCGAACACTTTCATTCGAAGATTGTTAATTTTTCGATTAAAGCTTGAACACGTTGCAACTCTTTCGGCCTATTATCAAGAAGATTTTGgcattctaaaaattgatgaaaactAAACTGCTTAGATAGTcgttttggagtgctaaaatcaatttcttattaataatgcataaaaattttaaaataagtaaaattaaCTCGATTGAAACTTGTTTGAGATTGCTCGGCAACGAACCAAACACGATAAACAGTTTTACAATTATTCAGAACTTAATCGACACTGTGACACGTTCACACCTCAACACTGAACCCTTCTCCTGCGGATAAAATCACAAAcacgtcctctctctctctctctctctctctctctctccattttcgACATTTCTCCCCTTCCAACTCGCTCACCCCTAACGACTCACTTTTCTGCTTGCATTCTAAAACTTCTGATACATACCTTATATAGCTCTTGTGATCGTGCTTACTATTACAAGATGCGCTTGTTATCGAGATACGGTGGATTACGAAGAAATGCGGCGGTTGGAGGTGCCGATTCGGAGTGGTACTCGCCGTCGTCGAATTTGAATAGGCTAGGGTTTAGGCACATCGTTACGAGTTGCAGAGCCGTGGTTTTGCCACGGTTCGGTGGGCCCGAGTTTCTCGAGCTACGTGATGACGCCAGCGTTCCTGATCTTAAGCCCAGCGAGGTCCTCGTCCGCGCTCGCGCTGTGTCCGTTAATCCTCTCGATACGCGAGTAAGTTTCTCAGTGTTCGCAATCAaattaattactactactactttcgatcgtttttcaaattaattactATTTTCTCAgataacttaaaaaataattgtgCGGAACTTGTACAGCTAGCTGAGATAAGTAGTGTGCGAAGCTAAGTTGTGCGATTTCTCATTGGCTCCAATGAAATCGCTTATGCATTTACGATTGGACCTTTTGCATGCCCTGTGATTATGGGACAACATaaaaattgtgagatatagGAGTAATATCTTTGTTAGCTGCTGAATGTTTTAGGTGGAAGAATGTCGTTAACCCTCTATTAGAATGCAtttcaacaactatttttaATGCTTTATACTTTGCACATTTTGGCAACAGGCGATTAGGGTGTAGGGGTCAGTGAGACATAGGTCAGTTCATGTTTGCTGGGTTGGACTGGAAGATGCTATCACTATGAGACCTGCTCTTTATATATAACTTAGAGAACTGCGCTGACATCCTTCACCTGTTGGGTGATAAAGATGGAGACTAGTCATGTTTGAGATTTGATCATTGACCTAACCATGCTACAACTTATTTTGGTATTAGTTGGTGTAACCAAATAGCAGAAGAATGTAAGCATCTGGACATTATATCAATAATATGTTTGGGAAGGTTATACATGGGGAAAGCCAAAGTATCGGGGCATGGCTATGATTGGCAGTCATTGCTCTTTATGGTGGGTGAAGTAAATatattgatttggtaaatgactAGTGTATTAGTGTTTGTATTTATTGAAGCCACAAATTTTAATATTTCCAGATGCGATCAGGCTATGGTCGTTCTTTATTTGAGCCTCTTTTGCCCATCATTTTGGGCCGTGATGTTAGTGGTGAAGTTGCGGCCATTGGAGCTTCGGTACGATCGCTCACTGTAGGGCAGGAAGTGTTTGGTGCACTGCATCCAACGGCTGTGAGGGGTACTTATACAGACTATGCAATTCTTTCAGAAGACGAACTTACTTCAAAACCAGTGTCAATCTCACACGTGGTACGTTCCAGAGTATTTTGTGAATAGGAGTGCAGAACAATTTCCTAAACATGTTCATGTGAGCCATTGGTTTTTGTATTGAGATTATTTGATTTTGTCTCTTAACTGGATGCACACTAATTTGTAGCTAGTGCATACTTTCAGTTTCTGCAGTGGCATACCCAACAACACGTTTATAAAattccagtgttctaaaactcgctACTCGGTAGTTGCTCGGCCAGGCACCTTGGAGCGAGTAGTCGGCGAGTAAATGCCCACCGAGTAGGGATTAGTCCCCTCAGCCAGGCACCTTGGAGCGACTACTCGGCGAGGAAtaccttgttttagaacactgtaaAATTCAACTTCCTGTCCTTTTTCACCTACTTTTATGTTCTAGTTCCGTAAAAATTATATACTGGTTCAGCCTAAAATTCTCTTCTTGTAAGTTACTTGTATGCGTTCGACTATGAAATACAATTTCATAGACTTTGATTATAATATTTGGGCGATGCAGGAAGCAAGTGCCATTCCTTTTGCTGCCTTGACTGCCTGGAGAGCTTTAAAAAGTACTGCTAGGATATCTGAAGGGTATGCTTGTAATCCTGAAgtacaattttgtttttgaggGAGGTGTCTTAAACTTGTGAAATACGTGAAGTGTATACATTTCAGCAATTATGTCCCACTTCTCTAAGTTGTGTCAATTATTTTAAAGGAATTCAGACATATTTAtcccaaaaaatgaaagagagacaACTTAAGGGGATTCAGATGTTCCATTTCGTGTTGGTTTACCCCTCAGCATTTGGGAAGACATTCCATTACCTATCTTGGAGTCCTTGAATTCCTTGAAGTCATCTTCATATCTTTGAAGAGTCATGCAGATAGACATTTAAAGTTTTTGGCATAGAGTAAGCTTATTGTCCCAGTTTGTTTGGAGCCAAATGAACGactttttctcatatttgttaACCGTTAAAATACATATCCTTTTGGGATATCATTGATGGTGACCTATCTTGTCAGACTAACAGGTTTCTCCACTATGCAGAGAGAATTAGAAGACACTAAATCTATTACAATGGTTCTCCAGATTTTTATACCAATGATTGTGCTTTTGGTTACTATTATCCACCCCTTGCATGCCTTGTCCTGTCTTGGTGGTAAATCATGTTGTCATCCCAAAGGATGAATATGAGATCCTAAGTTCAGATAATAGATTTGGTAGATCATGGAAAATTGTTGCGTATTAATGTATTTCCTCATGATTGCATTTCCACTCTTATCTCTACAGACAAAGCGTGTTGGTGGTTGGTGGAGGAGGAGCTGTCGGTTTTGCAGCAGTTCAGCTTGCAGTTGCTGCAGGGTGCCATGTGTCAACTACGTGTGGAAGTGAAAGTATAGACCG
The sequence above is drawn from the Rhododendron vialii isolate Sample 1 chromosome 6a, ASM3025357v1 genome and encodes:
- the LOC131331559 gene encoding uncharacterized protein LOC131331559: MRLLSRYGGLRRNAAVGGADSEWYSPSSNLNRLGFRHIVTSCRAVVLPRFGGPEFLELRDDASVPDLKPSEVLVRARAVSVNPLDTRMRSGYGRSLFEPLLPIILGRDVSGEVAAIGASVRSLTVGQEVFGALHPTAVRGTYTDYAILSEDELTSKPVSISHVEASAIPFAALTAWRALKSTARISEGQSVLVVGGGGAVGFAAVQLAVAAGCHVSTTCGSESIDRLLAAGAEQAIDYTTQDIELAIKRQFDAVLDTIGIPETERVGINLLKRGGHYMTLQGEAASLTDRYGLAIGLPTATAILLKKQIQYRYSHGIEYWWTFMRADAEGLDQIRRLCEVGKLKIPVDKTFPITQVREAHEAKDKRRIPGKVVLEVD